The nucleotide window CAAACTAAAAACTGCACTAGACAGAGTAAGCTTGATTTATAAATGACTTAAGGATCAATTAAAGAGATGAAGAGCTCCAGGTTCAAGTGTTTCTGTAGCTCATTCCATGCAGCTGGAGCACTCCTCGGCCTGCAAGGATCAAACAGTGTGTCTTCCCACATAAAGGGAAGGCCAACAGGTATTTCTGCAACTGGCACGACTTATAAATCTCAGTGCAGAATGATACACAGAATCACATTACTGCACTGTCTTTGGAGCATGTTTATATCAGATAAACATCCCCATAATCTAATAGGCAAAATGTAGACTCAATTAGCTTTGTTGTGCTTGCTAGAATAAAACAGAAACTATTCCTAAAATAAAAACCCTTATTGTTATTTCACTTATTCTTATTACTGTATTAGACCATAGACTGTTTAAAATAGGATTAAACCAGTTCTTGATTAAACCTGTTCTATTTGTCTAAACTAAGTTAAAGGTTTTGGTCTTTTTCTTCAGGTTCGTACCAGGTTAGTACAGGTCCATATCAAATGTATTGCATTGCATGATGAAGAATTTAAGCATGTTAGATAAGCATTTAGGcatttacaaaataacaaattTGAGTGCACAATGTTCTCCGGGAACCAATCACGTCGGAGATCTGAACACGCGAGAACATCAGTCGCTGTGCCCTGCACTTTCATCTTCTCGCGATACTTATGAGActggtgctgaattcaaattgAACCTTCAACTTTTTGTTTGCCTGCCGAGCGAATCGCCAAAAGCAGCAGCTGACAATAAACCACAGCATTGCTGCTGAAAGTGTAAGTAACCTTTATTGTATAATGGCAAAAACATACAGTTTTATGAAAAATCGTATGGCTAGATTTTGACTAAGTTATGGACGTTAGCGAGAGAACTTAATGGGCTCTTGTCCAGCTATAAGTAACGTTACTAATAttgacgttaacgttaacgttaacgtttgctAAACTTGACTAGAAAAGGCTAATATTAACCTCACTTTGTCTAAAACAaactatttaaaacattttgtcGTTGCTACGGAGAGCTCCATTTCCCAACCTATTTTACTTATGTAGCACAACAGGTTGTCTTGCGATTGTGTCCGCGCGATGCCTACCTACCTCTTCTATTCCCACATGAGGTGGCATGAACGGTGATGTTTTCACTGGGGAAAATGTTTTAGGTTGTATTTATAACTTCAATGATATGCTTATAAGAGTGAGGTTGGTTGCATAATTTCATGTGAGGTGATAATTTCATGTCACACCATTACCTCACTGGCGACCTTTATCAATATTATCCTTTGTTATCCTTTTGCCATGATACTGTTATTCTTTCAAGGCTCTCCTCAAAGATGGCATGCAGCTCAGATGTGCAGCGGCTTCAGCGGAAGctgaaagagaaggaggaggaagtgcAGAAGGCTGCCCAGTATGGCCTTCAGCTCCTGGATGACCAACTCAATTTGCAGAGCAAGTTGGAGGACCAGCGGGTAGAAATGACCAATGCTATGGAGGTGACGTTTCGTTGAAAACATATCAACTGCTTTTGCAGAGAGTTGCTATAATTAAGAAAAAATGCTGAAGTGTTATGAATGTCAATTATGCTGTAGGAATCTGATTGTAGCTCATACCAAGGAGAGAGGCTAACTGTTTCTTTTCACCATTCTTTAATCCAGACTCTGGAGCAGGAGAAATATTCCCTCCAGCGGGAGGTGGAGCTGAAGGCACGCATGCTGGCCAGTCTCCAGTCCGAGTTTGATGAGGTCAAGAAACAGCAAAGGCACCTCCTGGAGCAGCAAGAATCTCAGCTTGAAAGGAGCCATGCCCATGAACTCAGTGACTACAAGAACAAGGTCCGAATCCTCCACCCAGTTTTCTTTTTTGCAGACAGTTCCTAATGCAGTATGACCTATTTCAATGATCCTCTGTGCAGAGTGAGAGGCTATCCTACTCATAGATTGCATTGTGTACATATTACTGTTTACAGAAATTAGGAATGTAACGATACGTTCAACTGACGATTCAGTGCGACTCATGATTTTCAAGTCACGATAAGATTTATCACAACAGAATAAGCTGCAGACAAATTATGACTAAAAAAATTTCCGTTATGGCACTGTATTGCGCATACACTGACCAATGCATCAGCCATTAACAACGCCCTAATGGCTTTCCTTTAGATGGAGCGCATGATAGTGGAGCGGGACGAGGCACAGCTGGCAGAGAAGCAGCTGCGACACAAGCTGGAGGTGCAGGCCGAGGCCCTGAGCAACAAGACCGAGGAGCTGCGCGCCCTGACCGAGCGAGCCCACGAGACCATGTCCTCTGAGATCTTGGAGCTGCAGGTCCAGAGGATGGACATGGAGGCTGCCATGGTGAGGACCTGAGAAAAATGCTCTAAAGGTTTGCCAACCTGAGGATGGACATGTGTTTTGAATATGTTTAGTCACTATAGTTTGATCATGTTTGCTCATATGGCCTGATTCTTCATACTCATGTCCCCTCTTCTGTGACCTCAGATGAGCAAACTCGGCACACTCAGATTCTAGAGAGCTAGAGATTCTAGTTCGTCCAGATGTTTAATGAATCTTGAAGGTAGTCTTGTCAACTTTTTAGAAGTGTTCACTGTTAatttttaactattgtattgatttgttttgtaagtcgctttggacaaaagtgtgtgcTAAATTCCATAACCGTAAGCAGTGAGGTCAATGCAGGCCCCTATCTGTATGTAAACTGTGTGCTTTATGCTTCGCAGGCCGACTTGAAGATGGAGCTCCAGGAGTGCCAGTACAAAgagcagcagctgcagctggCGAACACCAGTCTGCAGCGGCAGGTGGAGCAGCTgacggaggagaaggaggaacgCCAGAAGGAAGCTGTCTCTTGCTACAACGCTCTGGAGGTACACGGCACAGAATGACGATTGCTGATTTAAGTATTTTAATTCTGATCATTCTGAAGTGTGCTCACCACAGTATTTGTTCATAAAACTCATTGTCGGTGTGTAGAAAGCACGTGAAACCAATCAGGAGCTACAGATCCAGCTGGACCAGCTGCTTCAAAAGGAACAGGATCCAAATAGCAGAGGAAACTCTCTCTTTGCTGAGGTAGAGCTTAACTGaggatgtctttttttttttttttttttcttcttcttcttcttttttgctGAGCGAGTCTTCATGTTGCTTGGTGTGCATTGGTGATTGTGGTCATGAGTGTGCTATTGGCCATCCCTCAGGTGGAGGACAAGCGAGCGGAGATGGAGAAGCAGTTGATCAGCGTGAAGGTTCAGTACAAgtccctgcagcagcagcatgctTTCTCTAAGCAGCAGATGCATCGCATGAAGGTACACTTCACAAAGTGCTGTAGCTTTGCTGTGTGGTCCTCTCTGTGTACACTGAAATGGTCTGTGGTGGAGTGTCTGCCCAGGAATAGCAATTTTGTGACCATCCACAGCTGAAAAATGTCATTGCTGTGCCATGATCTGTTTCGACTCACTTTACTAAGGAAGGTTTCCCCATTGTTGATGCGCCACAGGTGCAGATTGCTGCCCTGATGCAGCTTCAGGGGTCGGGGGCAGACCCTGAGCAGCTTGAGCGCATGCAGTCCATGCTGTCGCAGAAGAACAAAGAGATCGAAGCACTCATGACCAAAGTGCGGCAGCTGGAATCTGATCAGGTTAGACTGCTTTTGGCTGACAGCTGTCTCTTGATTCCTGAATGTGAAGTGCCCCTGTGCGAATGACGATTCGATATACCCCTTCATTTTCAGCAGCAGAGTAGTTACTTTCAGTTAAGACAGTGCTTGACACAATAAAGCAGATTAGTAATACAAATGTAATAGAACAGCCTAGAAACTACACTGTTGTCACTAAAGTTTGCATGACATTTAAACAGACAGAAGGTGGTGGTAGATGGTATACAATAAAAGATCTGTTTGTTGAAAGACTTCACATTTTAGCAGTTAGTGATGGCCAGCTAGGCTATTCTTTCCTTAGGTGTCAACAGTTATTGTATAGGTGGACAGGGTGGAGGTAGAAAACATTCCCAGACAGACGTGACTCCTGGCTCCTTACTGAagtgtgtgtcttgtctggtgtttttttttttttttttaacagattaGTCTGAAGGCTATGTGCCCATCTGGCCCACCTGCAGACGGTGAAACGCATGACGACACCTACTACACAGATCTTCTTCAGATGAAACTATCCAATTCTGTGTGAGTTACGAATGTCACCCAATTTCCATACATTTATCCAACTTAAATGGGTCAAGTGTCAAGTTAAGTGTACCTGCCATTTGCTTGTTGTATAATCTGACATTATAATTGACAATAGAGACAATAATGTGCTGAAATTGTACTTGTACTTTCACATTATTGTACTTTAACTGTAACTTTATTGTATCtttagtcactttggataaaagcctcagctaaatgactaaatgtaaacaaTGTTAATGTAAATAGAATGTGTTTATTGTTGTAGTAAGGATTCTGATCAGCTGAAAAAAGAGCTGTCCCTGGAGAGGATGAAGTCTCTGTCGGAGAGCCAGAGGGTgctagagatggagagaaaattGTTCGCCACACAGCAGGCCCTCAAACAGAGCCAGGGGGACAACATCAGGCTGCAGGTCAAAGTGGAAGAACTGCGTCTCAAATACGAGCCAAGTGGTAACTTGCTTGCtttgataacattcatttttgttTGAGCTTGACCTCAGGAGGTCACTGCTAGCACACTGCTGTTTAGAAAAGCATATGCACAGCCGGAACTTTATATAACATTCTGCAAGTATTGTTTACCACAGCGTTTTTCGCCTGGTAACACGTCTGCTTATGTGCTTTACTACACCACAATTTGTAACTGAAGCACTTCCTGCTGTGGTGTTAAACTGTGGGGAACAAAACAGTCTCATGGTTGTGAAAAAAAGAACTGATGAACTCTGAATAGCAGCCTGTGAAAAGGTTACACAAATAGCAATCACTTTATgaatatctctccctctccatgatGTGCATAATACATTCATTAATGTTGCAAAGGTGACTGGGTTTTGCTGTCATGTGGCAGAGTCATATGTTTGTTTCTTTGCCAGTGTTGTTATAGATGGAATAATGAAACCACACTCAGAGACTGCTGCTGAAATAGTGTTGTAGTAAAATAATCCAAAACACTGCCTTAGGTGGACAGACACTGAGATACAAACATTTTGGACTTGGACAGCCCGTCTTCAGTGTTTTTAAGTTAGAAACTAAAGCATGGGAACGCTGAAGATGAGCTAAGTCCGAAACATTTTTATCTCTGTCAAGGCGTCCATTCTAACGCCTCGTACACTGTTTTGGCTTATTTTAATATAACACTGTTTGAGCATCAGCCAACACAAATACGAATACACAAGCTGTAAAAAAAAAGGAGCAGACACTAACCTCAAATGAACCCTTCTCAGTTTTATTGAAACATTTTATTTGGTATCGTAATTGTTAGTATAGTATACAGTAGAGTATACACTCACCAATTTAGCCTCTAAGTCTATTTAACAAATTGCTAAAGCGGCATGACTTGGAACTAATGGAAGATCTGTGTGTATTCAGAGGTGGGTAAAGGCCGCGTCCAGAAGCGCAGGCGAGAGAAGCTTCCAGTCGATCTCCCCGCTGAAGGCCCTGTGCCGAGCCAAGACGCCCCCCCTGCCATGGAGACCGAGCTGGCCAGCCGCCCAGAGGCTGACCCCTCTAAGCCAGAGCCAGCACCAGGGCCCCCCCAGTGTCCTCTGCAGCCTGCCAATGCCCCGCTCCTAAACCCCACGCAGCCCCGGGACAGCAAGTGTGTGCGCATCTCCGACGAGCCGCCAGTTACCATCCCAAAACCGCCCAGGTCAgtgcccctctcctcctcttcatcaaactcttcctcctcctcctcctcctcctccagcccgGCTCTCTGCCAGCCGATGTCTTTCCTGTCACGGTGTGTCCACTTCGCCCTCTttgtcttcttcctcttcctgggATTTGTGAGGACCCTCGCTCCGCGTCCTTCACTGCCCTCCCTGCCCCTGCCTTTCAAGGGCCCTGCTGTTGTAGGGAAGAATACTTGCTAGTTGTCCCGCTGAGCCCCTGCAAAGACTGCTGCCAGGACAGGGGTTTGAGTGACTGAACCATTGGCCCATCTTTAAATGGGAATCTGAAGATCAGGTGGTAAACTGAAATATAATCCAGAGTTCACTAACAGCGCATGTTTTAACATTTGGAATGTTGCCGTCTTTCTTCCCCCTCAGTTGTTTGTACAATGTATTTGTATCTACATTTGGTGTAGAATTGTTTCTTTTAGCACAAAGGTACAATGTATAATATTGTACACAGTGCATGTTACTGATCTAAAAGCTGTTACTTATACTCTAAAGTAAACCCATTAATGTGAACTACCTTTTGAGTCTATTTGGAAAAGTAGTACACATAAAGGCATATGTGTATTACTTAATTAATACTACTTAGTACCATGACAGATCATATTACTCTCTGAAAAGGCATAATCAGTTTTTCATCCTTATGTCCATATACATTTTGCTTGTATGTGCACCTGTGTAATTTGCATCTGTTGGGGTGGTGGTTTAAAGGGGCCTGCAACAGTGACCCTTTGAGGCATCAGTCTGTTGGAGAAAGGACTTTGGTTATTGCCTCAACACAAATTAGGTGGTTTTTCTGTAGGTCCCCATCAGAAGAGAGCAGTGTGACAGAAGAGATGGACACCaggcagggagagggggagaactgGCATGGCGAGAGGAAAAAGAAATCAAAGTATCCCACCCCCATCCATGCTGTCCCACATAATACAATGCAAAACCAATGTGCCCAGCAGTAGTTCTGAACTATAACTGATATTGGCTTTTTTACTTATTAGatataataaattaataaaacaaCTACAAAATTGTTGTGCTTCATGTGTTATTTCAGAAAATTCAGTTTGTGGATCACAATCACAAACGGCTGTCTTTCAGTACTGATGCAATGGGCTGCATGCAAGGAAATGAGTAATTAATTTTGTTTGCTGATTATTGCTGCAAAATGACACGATAGAACACGAACACGATGGTCAgatccagagaatgtctaataaggggagaactgccactcggAAAACGTCCtttttctgaactggttgcagttcctcctgtggttccacatgagggcgctcgtccacgagtgcagaatgcatggaggtctatggagctgtacccctcaaaatccacttttctcgggttataatttttttcaagtaatttgaatattgtattcgaaaggggaggtaaagaaaatacacttggttgagtattatattttttaaagtcacttaattgttctaaaaagcctttcaaacgtgtcaatgacgtcattcattagcacaatgctagcgtgtaatgggcaacaacgacccaacctgtaagaaatcaaaaggacataagtactcgttcatttaacttttgacctataacccatgttgaagttatacaaactacaatcaaatctgagatttgtcaacgacaatcaggtgaaagagacaaatttagccgtctagctccattgactcccattctgcactcatggcgatcgcccccagtggaactctggtggaactgcaaccaaaattcggtacaatgggacttaatacggagtggccaggctctccgtagacgggctctggtcaGATCGGAAAGTGAAAGAAACACGCGCAGTCATTGCGTCATTTAAGGGGG belongs to Alosa sapidissima isolate fAloSap1 chromosome 20, fAloSap1.pri, whole genome shotgun sequence and includes:
- the spdl1 gene encoding protein Spindly, with protein sequence MACSSDVQRLQRKLKEKEEEVQKAAQYGLQLLDDQLNLQSKLEDQRVEMTNAMETLEQEKYSLQREVELKARMLASLQSEFDEVKKQQRHLLEQQESQLERSHAHELSDYKNKMERMIVERDEAQLAEKQLRHKLEVQAEALSNKTEELRALTERAHETMSSEILELQVQRMDMEAAMADLKMELQECQYKEQQLQLANTSLQRQVEQLTEEKEERQKEAVSCYNALEKARETNQELQIQLDQLLQKEQDPNSRGNSLFAEVEDKRAEMEKQLISVKVQYKSLQQQHAFSKQQMHRMKVQIAALMQLQGSGADPEQLERMQSMLSQKNKEIEALMTKVRQLESDQISLKAMCPSGPPADGETHDDTYYTDLLQMKLSNSVKDSDQLKKELSLERMKSLSESQRVLEMERKLFATQQALKQSQGDNIRLQVKVEELRLKYEPSEVGKGRVQKRRREKLPVDLPAEGPVPSQDAPPAMETELASRPEADPSKPEPAPGPPQCPLQPANAPLLNPTQPRDSKCVRISDEPPVTIPKPPRSPSEESSVTEEMDTRQGEGENWHGERKKKSKYPTPIHAVPHNTMQNQCAQQ